The following nucleotide sequence is from Microbacterium arborescens.
ATGAAACCGAACCGGGGAGCACGGCTCTCACCGGTGGACACCACGTAGGTCACGGTGTGCGCACCGGCACAGCGAGCACCCCCGCGGACGACGGCCTTGTAATCCGCCCCGCGCGTGATCCGGTTTCCGCGCGCCAGCACAGAAGAGGCTGTGTCAGGCCGACAGCTCGGTGCGGCCCTTGCCGCGGCGAGCCGACAGGATGGCGCGACCCGCGCGGGTAC
It contains:
- the rpmH gene encoding 50S ribosomal protein L34 gives rise to the protein MSKRTFQPNNRRRAKKHGFRARMRTRAGRAILSARRGKGRTELSA